One window from the genome of Pararhizobium gei encodes:
- a CDS encoding DUF1488 domain-containing protein: MTLSFPNNARSYDETKRRVRFTGYDGMFEVKFFVAADVLSKNLVARTSGERDYLDAFDRMRVKILDVAQRAYNSKRQSTVLLDLSNFR, encoded by the coding sequence ATGACCTTGTCCTTCCCGAACAATGCCCGCAGCTATGATGAAACCAAGAGGCGGGTTCGGTTCACCGGCTATGACGGTATGTTCGAAGTGAAATTCTTCGTAGCCGCCGACGTTCTGTCGAAGAATCTTGTTGCCCGCACCTCGGGCGAGCGGGACTATCTCGATGCTTTCGACCGGATGCGCGTCAAGATTCTTGACGTGGCGCAGCGGGCCTATAACAGCAAGCGCCAATCCACGGTGCTGCTGGACCTGTCGAATTTCAGATAG
- a CDS encoding DUF6163 family protein yields MDSDSVKIPKLSLAEIAFSVLLRLVAVACFWFGLNYWALLVGFSFGGSGRFDLLSVPWRVAATALAVVYPVAALGLWLLVSWGPVLWVVAAAAEIAMFGAYPQVFGQKPLLIILHGAVATVFVIFRVVIAVQKARRAKAARIDLP; encoded by the coding sequence ATGGATTCTGATTCTGTAAAAATCCCGAAACTGTCGCTGGCCGAAATCGCTTTCAGTGTGCTGTTGCGTCTGGTGGCGGTCGCATGCTTCTGGTTCGGGTTGAACTATTGGGCTCTGTTAGTCGGCTTTTCGTTCGGGGGAAGCGGCCGTTTCGATCTTTTGTCCGTGCCGTGGCGGGTGGCGGCGACCGCGCTTGCCGTTGTTTATCCGGTTGCAGCCCTTGGACTTTGGCTTCTGGTCTCATGGGGCCCGGTCCTCTGGGTGGTCGCCGCTGCCGCGGAGATTGCCATGTTCGGGGCCTATCCGCAGGTGTTCGGGCAGAAGCCGCTGCTCATCATTTTGCACGGCGCGGTCGCAACGGTGTTCGTGATTTTTCGCGTCGTGATCGCCGTTCAAAAGGCAAGGCGGGCCAAGGCAGCAAGAATTGATTTACCTTGA
- the ldtR gene encoding transcriptional regulator LdtR has product MNAKMKPQVVSVKEPHEDAIRSLYMESLHLVERLHRRLLDVIKDEFDRQGRSDVNAVQALLLFNIGNSELTAGELRSRGYYLGSNVSYNVKKLVDLGFINHQRSRIDRRSVRISLTDDGQEIAETVAKLYERHIGSIQKVGGIGTDEFGQMNKLLQRLDRFWNDTMLYKL; this is encoded by the coding sequence ATGAACGCTAAAATGAAACCACAGGTCGTTTCCGTCAAAGAACCCCATGAAGATGCGATCCGCTCGCTCTACATGGAATCCCTTCATCTCGTCGAGCGTCTGCACCGTCGCCTGCTCGATGTCATCAAGGACGAATTCGATCGCCAGGGCCGTTCGGACGTCAATGCCGTCCAGGCGCTTCTCCTCTTCAACATCGGCAATTCCGAACTGACGGCAGGCGAACTGCGCTCGCGCGGTTACTATCTCGGCTCGAACGTATCCTACAATGTTAAAAAGCTGGTTGACCTCGGCTTCATCAATCACCAGCGCTCGCGCATCGACCGCCGCTCGGTCCGCATCAGCCTGACGGACGATGGCCAGGAGATCGCCGAAACGGTCGCCAAACTCTATGAGCGCCACATCGGCTCCATCCAGAAAGTCGGCGGTATCGGCACCGACGAGTTCGGCCAGATGAACAAGCTCCTGCAGCGCCTCGACCGCTTCTGGAACGATACCATGCTCTACAAGCTGTAA